The Marinilongibacter aquaticus genome has a window encoding:
- a CDS encoding family 16 glycoside hydrolase codes for MKKTYFLLTLLVLLSACRGSGQMSAYDQPDQWESATRKTAFNMGVIHMDKAPGSDVLWLKNSDFSNGTIELDIKGKNNPGASFVGLAFNGKSDKIYDAVYFRPFNFENPEKKTHMVQYIAMPHLDWKRLRDNYPGKYEAEIQTAPKPEDWFHVKLEIEFPYVKVYVNGAEKPALTVEQINISGHGKIGLWVGEGSEGWYKNLRFRETKSMRSVNVLMDVGHKQVFWNDPKSMQIENEKIARVYSMTEALFQTMKEIDGRVDYAYGPIDEQTLKDQKILFDHIPKAQYSEKEVKAIQHFLNSGGRLFLVMDSDYWSNLEETNVNDILAPYGIRFKGAIPDSLPGGHTVASPITMTPLKISYHEARIVEGGTPFCYGDQLGEKYPFGVYKELDGGGKLVIMSEAMTSLYMTSWQGVDDYQCQDFMQAVFGWLSK; via the coding sequence ATGAAAAAAACGTATTTCTTATTGACTTTGCTCGTCCTGCTTTCTGCCTGCCGCGGCTCGGGGCAAATGTCTGCTTACGACCAGCCCGACCAATGGGAATCCGCCACTCGAAAAACAGCCTTCAATATGGGCGTGATCCATATGGACAAAGCCCCCGGAAGTGACGTGCTTTGGTTAAAAAATTCCGACTTCTCCAACGGTACAATCGAATTGGATATCAAAGGAAAAAACAATCCCGGAGCCAGCTTCGTGGGTTTGGCTTTCAACGGAAAAAGCGACAAGATTTACGACGCCGTGTATTTCCGTCCGTTCAATTTCGAGAATCCAGAAAAGAAAACGCACATGGTGCAATACATCGCCATGCCACACCTCGACTGGAAAAGGTTGAGGGACAATTATCCGGGTAAATACGAAGCCGAAATCCAGACAGCTCCAAAACCTGAAGATTGGTTTCATGTCAAACTCGAAATCGAGTTCCCCTATGTGAAAGTGTATGTTAACGGAGCGGAAAAACCAGCTTTAACCGTGGAGCAAATAAACATAAGCGGACACGGAAAAATAGGTTTGTGGGTGGGTGAAGGCAGCGAAGGCTGGTACAAAAACTTGAGATTTCGCGAAACCAAAAGCATGCGAAGCGTCAATGTATTAATGGATGTGGGACACAAGCAAGTCTTTTGGAACGACCCAAAATCCATGCAGATCGAAAACGAAAAAATAGCCCGCGTGTACTCCATGACCGAAGCTCTTTTTCAAACCATGAAAGAAATCGACGGGCGTGTAGACTACGCCTATGGCCCTATCGACGAACAGACACTAAAAGACCAGAAAATCCTATTCGATCACATACCAAAAGCCCAATACAGCGAAAAAGAAGTGAAAGCCATTCAGCATTTCCTCAATTCTGGCGGACGCCTTTTTTTGGTGATGGATAGCGACTATTGGTCCAATCTGGAAGAAACCAACGTAAACGACATACTTGCTCCTTACGGTATTCGCTTCAAGGGAGCCATACCCGATTCTCTTCCCGGAGGGCATACAGTAGCTTCGCCTATTACAATGACCCCCTTAAAAATATCCTATCATGAGGCCCGAATTGTGGAAGGCGGCACACCTTTCTGCTATGGCGATCAACTGGGTGAAAAATACCCCTTTGGCGTATACAAAGAATTGGACGGTGGCGGGAAATTGGTCATCATGAGCGAAGCCATGACTTCATTGTACATGACGAGCTGGCAAGGCGTAGACGACTACCAATGCCAAGACTTCATGCAGGCCGTTTTCGGTTGGTTGAGCAAATAA
- the tatC gene encoding twin-arginine translocase subunit TatC, with amino-acid sequence MALDQSPEIDYDESQEGKEMTFLEHLEELRWHLIRSIAAILIFMIAAWFLKGLIFNTIILGPSKPDFWTYRMMCKIGTSVGIDSLCVDKMNFSLMSRQVSGQFMMALTASAITGLLIAFPYVFWEIWRFIKPGLKLTEKKASRGAVFFVTLLFMMGVLFGYYVVAPFAINFLVNFQLDPSIENQFDIQSYIGVLATLTLACGITFQLPMAIFVLTKVGVVGPKFLRDYRRHAIVVLLIVAAVITPSPDMISQIVVAIPLYFLYEISILVSAREEKRKLKEEAKLNS; translated from the coding sequence ATGGCACTTGATCAATCTCCCGAAATAGATTACGACGAATCGCAAGAAGGGAAAGAAATGACTTTCCTCGAACACCTTGAAGAACTGCGGTGGCACCTCATTAGAAGTATTGCAGCCATTTTGATCTTTATGATTGCCGCATGGTTTTTGAAAGGCCTTATTTTCAACACCATTATTCTTGGCCCATCGAAGCCCGATTTCTGGACCTACCGCATGATGTGCAAAATTGGCACAAGCGTAGGCATCGACAGCCTCTGTGTAGACAAGATGAACTTCTCACTGATGAGCCGTCAGGTTTCTGGACAGTTTATGATGGCCCTCACCGCTTCGGCCATTACAGGCTTATTGATCGCTTTCCCTTATGTGTTTTGGGAGATTTGGCGATTCATCAAACCCGGTTTGAAACTGACCGAAAAGAAAGCCAGCCGCGGAGCCGTTTTCTTTGTTACCCTTCTTTTTATGATGGGCGTTTTGTTTGGCTATTATGTGGTGGCTCCTTTTGCCATCAATTTTTTGGTGAACTTTCAACTCGACCCGAGCATTGAAAACCAATTCGATATTCAGTCGTATATAGGTGTACTTGCAACACTGACTTTGGCCTGCGGAATTACCTTTCAATTGCCTATGGCTATTTTCGTTTTGACCAAAGTGGGTGTGGTAGGACCGAAATTCCTCCGCGACTACCGTAGACATGCGATTGTGGTGTTGTTGATTGTGGCCGCGGTGATTACCCCTTCGCCCGATATGATCTCCCAAATCGTGGTTGCCATACCGCTTTATTTCTTGTACGAGATCAGTATATTGGTTTCTGCCCGTGAAGAAAAGCGTAAATTGAAAGAAGAAGCAAAGCTTAATTCATAA
- a CDS encoding DUF2490 domain-containing protein — protein sequence MNQVKRRVGLIGLFVGLSCLFAKAQITPPGLGEMHTASWAALGVKQKLNAKGNLTSTTYVGEGAISTPKDYNPFERASIYVLNEEIAHQFSKNWKYSGALSYRWQNEYKSSSPFEKDNPSGRQEIRLYARYSYLTGQNRTRFSFTYRPELRFFFNPDFSPNENRFQFRSRLGAKVSFALNEAQTQKLIVSSEFLLALNKSNEDWQKLKYNDTRFCLYYSVAVPKSKIVLDIGYMNDLIAKSPTTDVHYLAVDLIFKNPFSKAKPSR from the coding sequence ATGAATCAAGTAAAAAGAAGAGTCGGCTTAATCGGCCTATTCGTAGGACTTTCGTGCCTATTCGCAAAGGCCCAAATCACACCGCCAGGACTGGGCGAAATGCACACTGCAAGCTGGGCGGCATTGGGTGTCAAACAAAAACTCAACGCCAAAGGCAATCTGACATCAACCACCTATGTAGGCGAAGGAGCGATAAGCACACCAAAAGATTACAACCCTTTCGAAAGGGCTTCAATTTATGTGCTGAATGAAGAAATAGCCCACCAATTCAGTAAAAACTGGAAATACTCAGGAGCATTGAGCTACCGCTGGCAAAATGAGTACAAATCGAGTTCTCCTTTCGAAAAGGACAACCCTTCGGGCCGACAAGAAATTAGGCTCTATGCACGATATTCTTATTTGACAGGCCAGAACCGAACACGTTTTTCTTTCACCTATCGCCCGGAACTGCGTTTTTTCTTCAATCCTGATTTTAGTCCCAATGAAAACAGGTTTCAATTTCGCTCACGTTTGGGAGCAAAAGTATCCTTCGCCTTAAACGAAGCCCAAACACAAAAACTCATTGTTTCTTCCGAATTCTTGTTGGCCCTGAACAAGTCGAACGAAGATTGGCAAAAATTAAAATACAACGACACCCGATTTTGCCTTTACTATTCTGTTGCCGTACCCAAATCGAAAATCGTTCTGGACATTGGCTACATGAACGACCTTATAGCCAAAAGTCCCACTACGGATGTGCACTACTTGGCTGTAGATTTGATTTTCAAAAACCCTTTTTCGAAAGCGAAACCCAGCCGATGA
- a CDS encoding PepSY-associated TM helix domain-containing protein: MGNKLRKTFFWIHKWLGLATGIVVFLVSISGCVYVFQDELKLWFYPEKYFIEAENTHAALQPLSRLILSAESALGSEEKVSRVDLYPDPHRTWVFRASKTDEEAFGHWNYQVYNKRIFIDPYSGKIQAIENSKTEFFQVALQLHMNLLLGKRIGQPIVAYSTVVFMILLISGLWLWWPKNWTKRSLKQGLKLDFKRKWKRINYDLHNVLGFYAFAIALVFCVTGLVFAFPKFKTAYVERLNKWGEGQVQNKEKDDVPIVPQTSTGSLDNALVFAIENYPQADMMSIRLRDSTAEFHDIQIRLAKNRTGKFKWYYFNQQGGQIAKIKSNEGLLLGDRLATLNYDLHTGAVGAWFTKVLAFFAALVSASLPITGFLMWWNKNKKKV, from the coding sequence ATGGGAAATAAACTGAGGAAAACCTTTTTCTGGATACACAAATGGCTGGGTTTGGCAACAGGCATTGTGGTTTTCTTGGTCAGTATTTCCGGTTGTGTCTATGTTTTTCAGGATGAGCTGAAGCTGTGGTTTTATCCTGAAAAATATTTCATAGAAGCTGAAAATACGCATGCAGCTCTTCAGCCTTTAAGTCGTTTGATTCTTTCGGCGGAGTCGGCTCTGGGCTCGGAAGAAAAGGTTTCACGCGTCGATCTGTACCCCGATCCACATCGGACGTGGGTTTTCCGAGCCTCGAAAACGGATGAAGAAGCGTTTGGTCATTGGAATTATCAGGTATACAACAAACGCATTTTTATTGATCCTTATTCGGGTAAAATTCAAGCAATAGAGAATTCGAAAACGGAGTTTTTCCAAGTGGCTTTGCAGCTACACATGAACCTCTTGTTGGGGAAAAGAATTGGCCAGCCCATTGTCGCTTATTCGACAGTCGTTTTTATGATTCTGCTTATAAGCGGATTGTGGCTTTGGTGGCCCAAAAATTGGACAAAACGCAGTTTGAAGCAGGGTTTAAAACTCGATTTCAAAAGAAAATGGAAACGCATTAATTACGATTTACACAATGTGCTGGGCTTTTATGCTTTTGCCATTGCCTTGGTTTTTTGTGTCACGGGTTTGGTTTTTGCTTTTCCAAAATTTAAGACCGCTTATGTGGAGCGTTTGAACAAATGGGGGGAGGGCCAAGTGCAGAATAAGGAAAAAGATGATGTGCCAATTGTGCCGCAGACCTCGACGGGCTCGCTCGACAACGCTCTTGTTTTTGCAATAGAAAATTATCCCCAAGCGGACATGATGTCCATCCGTTTACGCGACTCTACGGCCGAATTTCACGACATTCAAATTCGTTTGGCCAAAAACAGAACAGGGAAGTTCAAATGGTATTATTTCAATCAGCAAGGTGGGCAGATTGCCAAAATAAAGTCAAATGAAGGGCTTTTATTGGGGGATAGGCTGGCCACCTTGAATTATGATTTGCATACTGGGGCGGTAGGGGCTTGGTTTACCAAAGTGTTGGCATTTTTTGCGGCTTTGGTTTCGGCATCTCTCCCGATCACAGGTTTTTTGATGTGGTGGAATAAAAACAAAAAGAAAGTCTGA
- a CDS encoding TonB-dependent receptor: MKMWFSWLFDKVGKKGLLVCLLSLIANWSWAQKLELQVTDEHQESAIGATVYLNNTIVGVTDMDGFFRKDVEILEENVLKISAVGFSAYQAKFSAKALQGQLHIVLKDEDRTLGEVVVTAGRKVEDISTIPSSVTVLSRREIQAQSNITTDISSMLGFAVPGLGVSTNKATNAGQTLRGRSVLVLIDGIPQSTPLMNGARDIRTINPSVIERIEVIKGATSIYGNGSGGGIINYITKKNTDDIRLNGESSVGVSFNPTSAEGTAGYRLSQYLGGQSKKWSYSFAGSMEYYGLQRDGEGLPLGQTDGLSNSYQYNGFVKLAYAIDANSSISGFYNYFNSTQHAKYISQTGVYGETPTIGVKGNDPGEPAGTPFNHNAMINYSKRNLFGNTQFDASLYLNSFRSMNRYVASASAWYGPGQTKINSRKKGLRLNFNTPFSIGNMPTEITYGLDVLNDITNQDLVDGRVYIPNMNMVNLAPYAQLKMDILDDLILKGGLRYENATVTVKDFNTIAKGPDNEGSIFVNGGKIPYNATMFNAGLRYAKYEIFNPFISFSQGFAINELGRIVRRATENTLESLETDPIITNNYEVGFSSRIKQLNISAAYYVSTSELGANLVDVGGFLLPQREPERVYGYEVAADLRITEQLKIGGTYAFVEGKATFDDGSKAYLSGSRIAPPKATAYLYYNPLSNLSIQLFWVNVGSRERFEVQENGKYKNGEGPIHSYSLFNLSTSYHMSEKLSFGLGVENLFNKVYYNPVSQYTALDANYVRGNGMQLNINTRFHF, from the coding sequence ATGAAAATGTGGTTTTCTTGGCTATTTGATAAGGTTGGAAAGAAAGGTCTGCTAGTTTGTTTACTTTCCTTGATCGCCAACTGGTCTTGGGCTCAAAAGTTGGAACTGCAGGTGACCGATGAGCATCAAGAATCTGCAATTGGGGCAACGGTATATTTAAATAATACCATTGTTGGGGTGACGGATATGGACGGTTTTTTTCGCAAGGATGTGGAAATTCTGGAGGAGAATGTCCTGAAAATAAGTGCTGTAGGCTTTAGTGCTTATCAAGCAAAATTTTCTGCCAAGGCATTGCAAGGTCAACTGCACATTGTTTTGAAAGACGAAGACCGGACTTTGGGAGAAGTTGTGGTAACTGCAGGAAGAAAAGTGGAGGATATTTCTACCATTCCTTCGTCGGTTACGGTGCTTTCTCGAAGAGAAATTCAGGCTCAGAGCAACATTACCACAGACATTTCGAGTATGTTGGGATTTGCTGTACCCGGTTTGGGCGTTTCTACAAACAAAGCGACAAATGCGGGGCAAACGCTTCGCGGGCGATCGGTTTTGGTTTTGATTGACGGAATTCCACAATCGACTCCATTGATGAACGGGGCCCGAGACATCAGAACCATCAATCCTTCGGTAATCGAACGAATTGAGGTAATTAAAGGTGCGACATCTATATACGGTAATGGCTCTGGGGGAGGAATTATCAACTACATAACCAAGAAAAATACGGATGATATTCGATTGAACGGAGAGAGTAGCGTGGGTGTATCTTTTAATCCAACGAGTGCAGAAGGTACGGCAGGTTATCGCCTTTCGCAGTACCTTGGGGGCCAGTCGAAAAAATGGTCGTATAGTTTTGCGGGTTCTATGGAGTACTATGGATTGCAACGCGATGGAGAAGGCTTGCCCTTGGGACAAACAGATGGGTTGTCCAATTCGTATCAATACAATGGCTTTGTGAAATTGGCTTATGCAATTGATGCCAATTCATCCATTAGTGGATTTTATAATTATTTCAACAGCACACAACATGCAAAGTACATCAGCCAAACCGGCGTATACGGCGAGACGCCAACGATTGGGGTGAAAGGAAATGATCCCGGAGAACCCGCGGGCACGCCTTTTAACCACAATGCCATGATCAATTACAGCAAGAGAAACTTGTTTGGCAATACTCAGTTTGATGCCTCTTTGTATCTCAATTCTTTTCGCTCCATGAACCGCTACGTAGCTTCGGCCTCGGCTTGGTACGGGCCAGGGCAAACCAAAATCAATTCGAGGAAAAAAGGTTTGAGGCTTAATTTCAACACTCCTTTTTCAATCGGCAATATGCCTACGGAAATCACCTACGGACTGGATGTGTTGAACGACATCACCAACCAAGATTTGGTGGATGGGCGAGTGTATATCCCGAATATGAACATGGTGAACCTTGCTCCCTATGCTCAGTTGAAAATGGATATTCTCGACGATTTGATTTTGAAAGGGGGTCTGCGTTATGAAAACGCCACAGTGACCGTCAAAGATTTCAACACCATTGCCAAAGGGCCAGACAATGAAGGAAGCATTTTTGTCAACGGCGGGAAAATACCTTACAATGCCACGATGTTCAATGCGGGTTTGCGGTATGCCAAGTATGAAATCTTCAATCCGTTTATCAGTTTCTCGCAAGGTTTTGCGATCAACGAATTGGGCAGGATTGTACGCCGTGCCACGGAAAACACATTGGAGAGTTTGGAAACAGATCCCATCATCACCAACAATTATGAAGTCGGTTTTTCGAGCCGCATAAAACAGTTGAATATTTCGGCGGCATATTACGTCAGTACTTCCGAGTTAGGAGCCAACTTGGTCGATGTGGGCGGGTTTCTGTTGCCCCAACGGGAACCGGAACGCGTATACGGCTATGAAGTGGCCGCAGACCTAAGAATTACCGAACAGCTGAAAATTGGAGGAACTTATGCTTTTGTAGAAGGCAAAGCTACTTTTGATGACGGCAGCAAGGCCTACCTCAGTGGCTCGCGAATTGCCCCGCCCAAAGCAACCGCATATTTGTACTACAATCCATTGTCCAATTTGAGCATCCAGTTATTTTGGGTAAACGTAGGTTCGCGTGAGCGTTTCGAGGTACAGGAAAACGGGAAATACAAAAACGGTGAAGGGCCCATTCATTCCTACAGTTTGTTCAACCTTTCTACGTCATATCATATGAGCGAAAAGCTCAGCTTTGGTTTAGGTGTAGAAAACCTGTTCAATAAGGTGTATTATAACCCTGTGAGCCAATATACAGCCTTGGATGCCAATTATGTACGTGGAAACGGTATGCAATTGAACATAAATACGCGGTTCCATTTTTAA
- a CDS encoding DUF4494 domain-containing protein — translation MSSWYQTKIKFQQVVEDDKVKNITEAYLFDAMSYTEAEAHSYDYLSSLRPNFEMQSITKMKLAEVFMQENGAETWFKCRVQYIIFDEKTNSEKKTAVNMLINADNVKHAYESLAERLGTVEDYIISDINATKILDVVPYEEVQKSGLTPMSELETRLSENVETTSEEQN, via the coding sequence ATGTCGAGCTGGTACCAAACCAAAATCAAATTTCAGCAGGTTGTAGAAGACGATAAAGTCAAAAACATTACCGAAGCCTATCTTTTCGACGCCATGTCGTACACCGAAGCAGAGGCTCATTCTTACGATTACCTTTCTTCGCTGCGACCTAATTTTGAAATGCAGTCGATTACGAAAATGAAGTTGGCCGAAGTGTTCATGCAAGAAAATGGAGCCGAAACTTGGTTTAAATGTAGAGTGCAGTACATCATTTTCGACGAAAAAACCAATTCGGAAAAGAAAACAGCGGTAAACATGTTGATCAATGCCGACAATGTGAAACACGCTTACGAGTCTTTGGCCGAACGTTTGGGCACCGTGGAAGACTACATTATTTCGGATATCAATGCAACCAAGATTTTGGATGTGGTGCCTTATGAAGAAGTGCAGAAATCGGGTTTGACCCCAATGAGCGAATTGGAAACACGGCTGAGCGAAAACGTGGAAACAACTAGCGAAGAACAAAATTAA
- a CDS encoding beta-N-acetylhexosaminidase, whose product MRVVKVFVFAVLTCIFGLANAQNKVNIVPEPQEMQLGSGTWALGKKVKINVPKGQEGVQEIAEMLKESLETSAGLRVSIGEGSAKKGSISFQLRPSFAEEEYELVVEDGQAFLRAATAQGFFYAYQTLMQLFPAEVYSASKVSGLKLSLPEVEIKDHPRFGYRGIMLDVARHFMPVSFVKKYIDVLSKFKFNRLHWHLTDDQGWRIEIKKYPKLTEVGSIRKHSMVGHYSENRFDDKPYGGFYTQEEIKEVIAYAKERFVTIIPEIEMPGHNVAALASYPWLGCSGGPYEVRARWGVATDVLCPTEETFTFLENVLTEVMDLFPSEYIHIGGDECPKDSWKASQFCQDLMKKEGLKDEHELQSWFIKRIDKFITSKGRKMIGWDEILEGGISPNATIMSWRGVNGGIEAVKQNHDAIMTPNSHMYLDHYQGDRATEPLAIGGFLPLDRVYSYEPVPEGFTAEEAKHILGVQGNVWTEYILDGSHVEYMTFPRALAIAEIGWSNPKAKNYADFTARLKKEFKVLDELKVNYSSSHLHIDSEMKSEKTGSIRIDLKSSDPSLQIRYSTNGQDVTDQSALYDGKGLLLSKNTVLKAALFDAQGQAVGAKYEKALVVNKATGLHYSLRHPYTAHSGGSEYGLTNGIKGQQSVIGTWVGFPREDFEMSLDLEKETPVKEVKVSFLDEVKSWVLPPSEVEVAVSADGKNYNMVLLDGVENDPEHSRETAGIFDAVASFDNSAVRYIRVRAKNGGLLPKDHNGGAGKPSWLCVDEIEVF is encoded by the coding sequence ATGAGAGTAGTTAAAGTTTTTGTTTTTGCGGTCTTGACTTGCATTTTCGGGCTTGCGAATGCCCAAAATAAGGTCAATATCGTACCAGAACCACAAGAAATGCAGTTGGGCTCGGGCACTTGGGCACTGGGCAAGAAAGTGAAAATTAATGTGCCAAAAGGCCAAGAGGGCGTGCAGGAAATTGCCGAGATGCTGAAGGAAAGCCTGGAAACCAGTGCTGGTCTTCGCGTGAGCATTGGCGAGGGCAGTGCCAAAAAAGGAAGCATCAGTTTCCAACTTAGGCCTTCATTTGCCGAAGAAGAATATGAATTGGTGGTAGAAGATGGACAAGCGTTTCTTCGTGCGGCTACGGCTCAAGGCTTTTTCTATGCTTATCAAACTTTGATGCAGCTTTTCCCGGCCGAGGTGTACAGTGCAAGCAAGGTGTCTGGCCTGAAATTGAGCCTACCCGAAGTTGAAATCAAAGATCATCCTCGTTTTGGATACCGTGGCATCATGCTCGATGTGGCTCGCCATTTCATGCCCGTTTCCTTTGTGAAGAAATATATCGATGTGCTTTCGAAGTTTAAATTCAACAGGTTGCATTGGCACTTGACCGATGATCAAGGTTGGAGAATCGAAATCAAAAAATACCCTAAACTTACCGAAGTGGGCTCGATTCGCAAGCACAGCATGGTAGGTCATTATTCTGAAAACCGTTTCGACGACAAACCTTACGGCGGTTTTTACACGCAAGAAGAAATTAAAGAGGTTATCGCTTACGCCAAAGAGCGTTTTGTGACAATCATTCCGGAAATAGAAATGCCGGGCCACAATGTGGCGGCTTTGGCCAGTTACCCTTGGCTTGGTTGCTCTGGCGGCCCATACGAAGTGCGTGCCCGCTGGGGTGTGGCCACAGATGTGCTTTGCCCGACAGAAGAAACATTTACTTTCCTAGAGAATGTGTTGACTGAAGTAATGGATTTGTTCCCTTCGGAATACATCCATATCGGTGGCGACGAGTGCCCGAAAGATTCTTGGAAAGCATCGCAGTTTTGTCAGGATTTGATGAAGAAAGAAGGTTTGAAAGACGAACATGAATTGCAAAGCTGGTTCATCAAACGCATCGATAAATTCATCACGTCGAAAGGCCGTAAAATGATCGGTTGGGATGAGATTTTGGAAGGTGGAATTTCGCCCAATGCCACGATCATGAGCTGGAGAGGTGTAAATGGTGGAATTGAAGCTGTAAAGCAAAACCACGATGCCATTATGACACCCAACTCGCACATGTATCTCGATCACTACCAGGGCGATCGGGCTACAGAGCCTTTGGCTATCGGGGGCTTTTTGCCTTTGGATCGCGTGTATTCATACGAGCCCGTGCCCGAAGGATTTACTGCAGAAGAGGCAAAGCATATTTTGGGTGTTCAAGGCAATGTGTGGACAGAATATATTCTCGACGGTTCACATGTAGAATATATGACTTTCCCGCGTGCTTTGGCCATTGCCGAAATCGGTTGGTCAAATCCAAAAGCGAAGAATTATGCGGATTTTACCGCTCGCTTGAAAAAGGAATTCAAAGTGCTTGATGAATTGAAAGTGAACTATTCTTCATCGCATTTGCACATCGATTCGGAAATGAAATCGGAGAAAACCGGAAGCATCCGTATCGATTTGAAAAGCTCAGATCCTTCATTGCAGATTCGTTATTCTACAAACGGACAGGATGTGACAGACCAATCGGCATTGTATGACGGCAAAGGTTTGCTTTTGTCGAAAAATACGGTTCTGAAAGCGGCTTTGTTCGACGCCCAAGGCCAAGCGGTTGGAGCGAAATACGAGAAAGCTCTTGTGGTAAACAAAGCCACGGGCCTTCATTACAGCTTAAGACATCCGTATACTGCTCATAGCGGAGGGTCGGAGTATGGTTTGACCAACGGTATCAAAGGTCAGCAAAGTGTGATCGGTACTTGGGTGGGTTTTCCAAGAGAAGATTTTGAAATGAGCCTAGACCTTGAAAAAGAAACACCTGTGAAAGAGGTGAAGGTTTCTTTTCTCGATGAAGTGAAAAGCTGGGTTTTGCCTCCAAGTGAAGTTGAAGTTGCGGTTTCTGCGGATGGCAAAAACTACAACATGGTACTTTTGGATGGCGTGGAGAATGATCCAGAGCACAGCCGTGAAACAGCGGGTATTTTTGATGCAGTGGCTAGTTTCGACAATTCGGCGGTAAGGTATATACGTGTACGGGCCAAGAATGGAGGCTTATTGCCCAAAGACCACAACGGCGGAGCGGGAAAACCTTCATGGTTGTGTGTAGATGAAATCGAAGTATTCTGA
- the glyA gene encoding serine hydroxymethyltransferase yields MSKITRDNQIFELIEKEHQRQLHGIELIASENFVSPQVMEATGSVLTNKYAEGLPGKRYYGGCEVVDQIEQLAIDRLKALFNLTWANVQPHSGAQANTAVFLACLNPGDKILGFDLSHGGHLSHGSKVNISGKYFEPHFYGVEKETGMIDWDKVEQKALAEKPKLIICGASAYSRDWDYARLRNIADQVGAILLADISHPAGLIAKGLLNDPFDHCHIVTTTTHKTLRGTRGGVIMMRHDFENPFGITTMKGKVRTMSSLLDSAVFPGTQGGPLEHSIAGKAVAFGEALTDQYGDYVKQVKANANAMANAFVEKGYKVISNGTDNHLALIDLRPKGLTGKLAENTLIKADITVNKNMVPFDEATAMVTSGMRVGSAAMTSRGLKEDDFVRVVELIDKVLTNHENEAVINGVRNEINEWMKGYPLFQ; encoded by the coding sequence ATGTCGAAAATCACTCGTGACAACCAAATATTCGAATTGATCGAAAAAGAGCACCAGCGTCAGTTGCATGGCATTGAGCTCATTGCTTCAGAAAACTTCGTTTCTCCCCAAGTGATGGAAGCCACTGGTTCTGTATTGACCAACAAATATGCCGAAGGGCTTCCGGGCAAACGCTATTACGGTGGATGTGAAGTGGTGGACCAAATCGAGCAATTGGCCATCGATCGCCTAAAGGCACTTTTCAATTTGACTTGGGCCAATGTGCAGCCTCATTCGGGTGCTCAAGCAAACACGGCCGTATTCTTGGCCTGCCTAAACCCCGGGGATAAAATTTTGGGTTTTGACCTTTCGCACGGTGGACACCTTTCGCACGGATCGAAAGTGAACATCTCTGGAAAATACTTCGAGCCGCATTTCTACGGTGTAGAAAAAGAAACCGGGATGATCGACTGGGACAAAGTGGAACAGAAGGCCTTGGCCGAAAAACCAAAATTGATCATTTGCGGTGCTTCTGCCTATTCACGTGACTGGGATTATGCCCGTTTACGCAATATCGCAGACCAAGTAGGAGCCATTTTACTGGCCGATATCTCTCACCCTGCCGGTTTGATCGCCAAAGGTTTGCTCAACGATCCGTTCGACCATTGTCACATTGTCACCACCACCACACACAAAACGCTTCGCGGCACACGTGGTGGGGTAATCATGATGCGTCATGATTTCGAAAATCCCTTCGGCATCACCACGATGAAGGGAAAAGTGAGAACCATGTCTTCTTTGCTCGATTCGGCGGTGTTTCCCGGCACACAGGGTGGCCCATTGGAGCATTCAATTGCAGGTAAAGCCGTTGCTTTCGGCGAAGCCCTTACCGACCAATACGGCGATTATGTGAAACAAGTAAAAGCCAATGCCAATGCCATGGCCAATGCCTTTGTGGAAAAGGGATATAAAGTGATTTCGAATGGCACCGACAACCACTTGGCTCTGATCGACCTTCGCCCAAAAGGACTGACAGGTAAATTGGCCGAAAACACCTTGATCAAAGCAGACATCACCGTAAACAAAAACATGGTTCCTTTCGACGAAGCCACGGCAATGGTGACCAGCGGTATGCGTGTGGGTTCTGCGGCAATGACAAGCAGAGGATTGAAAGAAGATGATTTCGTGCGTGTAGTAGAGCTGATCGACAAAGTGCTGACCAACCACGAAAACGAGGCCGTCATCAACGGCGTCCGCAATGAAATAAACGAATGGATGAAGGGTTATCCCTTATTTCAATAA